DNA from Sorangium aterium:
CACCGGCTGCTTCCCGCTCCTTTCGAGCGTGGGGCGGCGACGCGCACGTCCCCCTCGCCAGGCGCCTTGGCGCGAGCGAGCCCTATCGGGCCGGCCTCAGGGGCGGGGGTACGGGCTGGGCGCGCCGAAGCCAGGCGGCGTGCTGCGGCCGTAAACCCCGTAGTAGGGGGAGACGGCGGGCGAGTAGGGCCCGTTGCCGCCGAAGTAGACGGGGCCGTAGGAAGGCGCGTTGTTGGCGAAGCCGCCGCCGTAGTTGCCGTAGTTGCCGTAGTTACCGTAATTGCCGTAATCGATGTAGTTGCCGTAGGTGCCGTAATTGCCGGAATAGGGAACGCCGGATGGATAGCCGCTCTCCGGAACGTACGGGCTGCCGATGAGCGCGAGGAGCGATGTGGCGAACGAGAGGTTACGCTTCGTGGCGCTCAGGACCTCCGGGACGAGGTGAGAGAGCCCCGGGTGCAGCTCGGGCCCCACGATGGCCATCTGTTCCTGGAGATGGGCGAGGAACTCCCGGTGTCGATAGATCTGAACGTTGACGAACGTCCAGTCGAAGCCGGGCCCCGCGAGCCCATCGAGCTGCTGCCGATCCGCCGTGCCCTGCTCGATCAGCGACAGGCTGATCTCGTTGTCCGCCGGCGCCATGCCCATCTGCGCGAGCGCGAGCGCGAGCTGCTGGCTCGCGGCGGTGTGATAGTCGAACAGCTGCGCGGCGAGCTCGAGGACGTGGGCGTCCGACGCCTTGGCCCGGGCCATCTGCGCGTCGGTGATCTCGGTCGCGTTGAAGGCGGCGAGCACGGCGGCGAGCTGCGGCATGCTGAGCGAGAAGGCCTGTGAGGTGGAATCGACCGCCTCCTCCGAGCTGTCCTCGTCCGCCGCCACCAGAACACCGTCTTCCGCCGCGACGGAGCAAGCGCTGGTTCCCGCGAGCGCGAGGGCTGCCATGCATGCAAAACGAAGAGAATCGGCTCGAATGTTCATAGTTCCCCCATGTCATTGACGGAAGCGGGGCCGGCGCTGGAGCGCTCGGCGGTGATGCCTGGCCCGCCCCGTCACGTATCTTGAACCGTTGTTGGGCGGCGCAAGCCGCGAGAACATCAAATAGTCAATTCTCACCAGCGCGCAGGATCGGCTGAATCGTCCGTGCCGCGCGACGGACCGGCGCAGGGGTGCCACCTCTCGACGTCGATGAACGGACGCGGGCGCCGCACGGGCGGCGGCCCTGGAAACCTTGCGCGGGGGCGGGCGGGGGCGGGGAGCGGCGCTGTCGGAGGATCAGCGTGGTGCCGTGTCCGAGCTCGACGGAGATCGCAGGACGGAGTTCGCCGCTTTGCTGGAGGGCGGGCCCGGAATCGGGCTCTCGGTCACCGTCACCTGGCACCGTCACCTGGCACCGTCACCTGGCGCCGTCACCTGGCCGCCGGGGCGGGAGCAGGACGTCAGTCGGAGGTCCTGGCCGGTTTGCGGGCCAG
Protein-coding regions in this window:
- a CDS encoding DUF4142 domain-containing protein; the encoded protein is MAALALAGTSACSVAAEDGVLVAADEDSSEEAVDSTSQAFSLSMPQLAAVLAAFNATEITDAQMARAKASDAHVLELAAQLFDYHTAASQQLALALAQMGMAPADNEISLSLIEQGTADRQQLDGLAGPGFDWTFVNVQIYRHREFLAHLQEQMAIVGPELHPGLSHLVPEVLSATKRNLSFATSLLALIGSPYVPESGYPSGVPYSGNYGTYGNYIDYGNYGNYGNYGNYGGGFANNAPSYGPVYFGGNGPYSPAVSPYYGVYGRSTPPGFGAPSPYPRP